The genomic window atcctgtaagttaccaaaatatatctaatagtttggaagactagcggttattTACCAAAAATCATTGTAAACAACAGTCCCATACTTGCACGGtgttaggatccctctcattccgatgtgaccCTTTCCCTATTCAGCCTCAAGTGTTACATGAGGTGTAACCACCCCTCACTTTATTCGGCatcaggtgttacatgcccacgCCCACCAGCTTTCgcatgctctgataccatttgtaacgccacCCCTCACCTTCTTCGGCATCGGGTGTTACATGCCTACCAGCTTTCGCATGCTTTGATACCATTTGCAACGCCCTAGATTGCTTTCAAGATGATCGACTAACCCTACAAACAAACACGGATCTTTACATCATGTTTTGACCTCACTTACATGCGTTCCCcaagaattgctccaagtcaagcacgcttaactatggagttcttatggaacaggctaccaaaaagaagatgcatcttgttcgtataggtagtacccataaATATTTATCACATTTCCCtaaaccatgcagtcccatacatgcacggctttaggatccctctTCGACCTCAAGTGTTACATGTGGtgtaaccacccctcgccttcttcggcctcgggtgttacccGATTAATCCATAATACAATGTGAATATgttgaatataatataatattaaggttgattaattaattctaattattaagtaaatatataaaatatgggTAATTCATTTATAGTATTTTAACTTTGTTACTTAGTGAATAAGAAACCTAAAATTTTATATTggggaagaagaaaaatattgaaattttttacATCAATTAATCCATAATACAATGTGAATATggtgaaaaaaatataatattaaggttgattaattaattttaattattaagtatatgtatatatatatatatatatatatatatatatatatatatatatatatatatatatatatatatatatatatatatatatatatatatatatatatatatatatatatatatatatatatatatatatatatatatatatatatatatatatgggtgattcatttatagtattttaattttgttatttagtGAACGAGAAACCAAAAATTTGATGTTGGGAAAGGGAAAAATATTGAAGTTTTTTACATCAACTAATCCATAATACAATGTGAATATGGTGAACAAAACTAATATTAaggtttcttatttaaatttatatataatatgggtcattcatttttaatattataactaAGTTACTTAGTGACGAAGAAACCTAAAATTCGATGTCTGTGaacaagaaaaaaattaaaattttaacatcAATTAATCCATAGTACAATGTGAATATGGTGAAAAAACCTAATAATAAGGTtgcttatttaaatttatatatagtgAGGGTcattcatttttaatattttaacttaGTTACTTAGTGACAAAGAAACCCAAAATTTgatgtcggggaagaagaaaaaatattgaaattttttacATCAAATAATCCATAATATATAAAATGTGAATATggtgaaaaaaatataatattaatgttgattaattaattttaattattaagtaaatatataaaatatgggCCATTCATTTATAGTATTTTAACTTTGTTACTTAGTGAACAAGAAACCTAAAATTTGATGTTGGGGAAGAACataaatattgaattttttacATCAATTAATCAATAATACAATGTGAATAtggtaaaaaaaatactaatattaaggTTGATTATTTAAAGTTATATATAGTAAGCGTcattcatttttaatattttaacttaGTTACTTAGTGACAAAGAAACCCAAAATTTgatgtcggggaagaagaaaaaatattgaaattttttacATTAATTAAGTCATAATACAATGTGAATATGgtgaaaaaatataatattaagtttgattaattaattttaattattaagtatGTATATAAATAATACGGATTgttcatttatattattttaactttgttacttattgaacaAGAAACCTAAAATTTGGTGTTGGGGAAGaggtaaaatattgaaattttttacATCAATTAATCAATAATACAATGTGAATATGGTGAATAAAACTAATATTAAGGTTGCTAatttgaatttatatataatatgggtcattcatttttaatatattaactaAATTACTTAGTGATGaagaaaatcaaaatttgatgtcggggaaaaagaagaaaattgaaattttttacatTGATTAATCCATAATGCAATGTGATTATgttgaaaataatataatattaaggttggttaattaattttaattattaagtaaatatattaaatatggatCATTCATTTATAGTATTTTAACTTTGTTACCTAGTGAATAAGAATCCCAAAATCTAATGTTGAGGAAGAacgaaaatattaaaaaaaaatttacatcaaTTAAtccataataaaaaaatatggtgAAAAAACTAATATTAAGGTtgcttatttaaatttatatactGTAAGGGTcattcatttttaatattttaacttaATTACTTAGTGACAAAGAAACCCAAAATTTgatgtcggggaagaagaaaaaatattgaaattgttTACATCAATTAATCCATAATACAATGTAAATatggtgaaaaaaataatattaaggatggttaattaatttaattattaagtatatatataaataatatggaTTGTCATTTATAGTATTTTAACTTTGTTACTTAGTGAACAAGAAACCTAAAATTTGGTGTTGGGAAgaggaaaaatattgaaattttttacATCAATTAATCAATAATACAATGTGAATGTGGTGAACAAAACTAATATTAAGGTTGCTAatttgaatttatatataatataggtcattcatttttaatattttaacttaGTTACTTAGTGATGAAGAAACCCAAAATTTGATGTTgggaaagaaaaaaacaattgaaatttTTTACATCGAATAATCCATAATACAATGTGAATATgttgaaaataatataatattaaggctgattaattaattttgattattaagtaaatatataaaatatgggTCATTCATTTATAGTATTTTAACTTTGTTACTTAGTGAACGAGAAACCTAAAATTTGATGTTGGGGAacataaatattgaaattttttacATCAATTAATCCATAATAAAATGTGAATATGGTGAAAAACACTACTATTaaggttttttatttaaatttatatatagtaATGGGTCATTCATTTTCAATATTTTAACTCAGTTACTTAGTGACAAAGAAAACCAAAATTTGATTTCGCggaagaagaaaaaatattgaaatttttttacATCAATTAATCCATAATACAATATGATTgttgtaaaaaaatataatattaaggttgattaattaattttaattatatatatatatatatatatatatatatatatatatatatatatatatataaaatatgagTTATTCATTGATAGTATTTTAACTTTGTTACTTAGTGAACAAAAAACCAAAAATTTAATGTTGGGGAAgaggaaaaatattgaaattgttTACATTATTTAATCAATAATACAATTGAATATGGTGAACAAAACTAATATTAAGGTTGcttatttgaatttatatataatatggaTCATTCATTTTTAATATTTCAACTAAGTTACATAGTGATGAAGAAACCCAAAATTTGATGTCGGGCGAGGAAGACgaagaaaattgaaaatttttacATCGATTAATCCCTAATACAATGTGAATATgttgaaaataatataatattaaggtttattaattaagattaattattaagtaaatatataaaatatgggTCATTCATTTATATATATGATTTTAACTTTGTTACTTAGTGAATAAGAAACCTAAAATTTGAGGTTGGGGAAGaacaaaaatattgaaattttttacATAAATTAATCCATAATAAAAAGTGAATATGGTGAAAAAACTAATATTAAGGTtgcttatttaaatttatatatagtaAGGGTcactaatttttaatattttaacttaGTTACTTAGTGACAAAGAAACCCAAAATTTGTTGTCGTggaaaataatttgaaattttctACATCAATTTTTCCATAATACAATCTGAAAatggtgaaaaaaataatattaaggttgattaattaattttaattattaagtgtATAAGATAGAAAGCTAATCCTACCAAGTCTATAGAACTAGGGTTTCAACAATAAAAGGTAAAGACATTAAAATTAAAgctaagaaaatagagataaaaataactttgttgatttctttgattgatttttCTCACCTCTCAATGAGTACATATATAGTTGTAGAAGTGGGTATTAACTAAAAGCCCAATAACTAATTAAAGGCCCAAATACTACTAGAATCCAATAACAATACTAATAACTATTAATATAAATTCTATAATACTCTTCTATCATTGCCAACCCCTTcaaaacaaccttgtcctcaaggttgtaaaatAACACTTAAACTGCATAATTGTTGTGGATACATTACTCTTTCCTGGATCCCATTGCTTGAATTTGGAAGACTTTGAAATCTGTTCAAATTTCCAGCAATCATCTTTATAGATACACTTCAATGCATTCTCAACATTTAAAACAACTTTTTTTCTCTTGAATTCAAAAACTACAGCCAGAAGTGTAACCTCAATTTCCTGCAGTGATTTCCCTTTTGTTTCCAGAATATATTTCTTCACAAAAACTACAGCTAGCAAACAAAATGCACCGAAAATATCGTACAAGAGTTGTGTTCCCATTTGTTCCAGCCAACGCAAGAAAGTGCTATCAGCAATCTTGCTCTTCACCAGTGCTGGCAGTTGATTCTCATCACCTATAAGAATGCAATGCTGAAGACCTTGTAGTTGTAAGAGGATTATTGTTGATTCACACTCTTTTAACTTAGTCGCTTCGTCAATTACTAGCCGCTTCATCATACCTTCAGTGTACAGTTTAATTGAACTATAAATTGTACACAAAATTAGACATGCATTGGACAAACAAAAAATTTCTATTTAATTTCTCCCCTTGAGTTCAGGAAGCAGAATAGAACTTGAAAGCAAACTGAGTGTTTTCAAACACTCGTCTATTTCAGAGCTTGATGGTAGAAAACAAGAAggaattctttctttttcactagCATCAAGAGTTTTCTTAAATTTTGCTTGATACAGTGAAATTTCAATAGACCTCAATAATACAAGAGCCTGAAACAATTCTTTTACAGTCGCAAGTGAAATGAAAGATTTTGGCAAGTGAGTATATAAGGTTTTTATCAAAGACTTGAGCTTCTCACTTAATTCACAAAAGCTCTTCTTCACAAATTGTTCCAATGTCATGAAACTTTCAACTTTTTCCAGCTTAGTTAATGATCTTTTGCCCCATGTTTTAACAGCTAATAGCATGGCCTTTTCAGTCAACTCAGTATTTTGATTTGATAGTTGGCATGGAAACAGCTTCTCATTCACCTTCCATGTCTTGCTGGGAGGAGGTTTCTTCACTGATACAAAATCTCCTTCAACTACTAGCTTAACAACTATTGGCATCAGTATCTCACGAAGCTTCAGTCGTTCCATAAACTCCGCATTTCCGCCAAGGATTACATCCGTCCCACGACCAGCCATATTGGTGGCAATTGTCACTGCAGCAGAATCAGCAGACTTTGAACCCTCATAATCTGAAATGACAAAGCCTTGGAAATGGAGAGTATTTTTTAGGAACCCAATAATAAGATCATCATGAGTATGCATGTTCATACCATTCCAACTTGAGTAAGATACCATAACAGTTGTCACACCCTTGCTAATGGAGCTTAAGTAAATTGGTATGTGAATTTCCAATAATTTATTTCTATCTTTAACAGTGTTACTCTCATCAGCTGCAACAAATACTCCAtatttttctctttctatgttactCATATATCCAAGACCATCTCAATCATCTCTGTGAACTAGTTGCTCAAATAGAATATGGGTCAACCCCATTTTGTGTAATTTCTCGAGAACTTCCACTGCTTCGTCAGAGTTATACCCTTCATTAGCATCGAGAATAAACTGACACTCGGGGTGAGCAACACGTATGGCTTGAAGCACTTCTATATCTGCATTCAGATTCTTTCCTACTTTCAGCTTTAAAGTCTTGAATCCTTGTTTATAGTACTTAGAAGCTAATTCAGCTGCTTCACCCTAAGAAACAATCGGGATTGTTATATCAGTGGTTATGGTATTTGAAGCACCACCAATAAACCTCCACAAAGGCACCTGAAGACTACTCGCAACAGCGTCGACTACTACCATCTCTACTCCAGCTCTAACCTGAATCAACAGACATCTATCCGGTCCTTCAGTAACATTATGAGGCAGAGACTTAAGATTACACTACAAATCAACATCCGAAAACTGCTTCCCAATAAGCCTCTTAATCTGAGAAATTGAATTCTTAGGGTTCATCCTAGTCGAAGCAGCACCAGCACCACCAATGAAATCTTGcttatactcaaaacacacaataGCAGGGATTTCACGTTGAGATTCATCGTTTAACACAACATCAATCCCTTCGTTTTCATCCTCGCTTTCATCCTCTAAAATGTCCTCTGCGTATAACGGGAGACTGCCAATAGACAGAAATCTTGAATTTCTTGTAGAAGACACCTTTGAACCTGGCAGTAGCGAAACTCCGGCGACATCGAGGGAGATTTCGTTACGAAAAACAGAGTATTGGTCGTGGTTGTCGGAATTTAGGGATTCGTTAGCGGCGAGAGCAAGAGGAGTGAGAGTGGTGTGGAGAATGGCTTCGGAGGTTTGGAGATTCTCTGGTTCCACAGAAACGAATGATTTGGATTGACTGGGATTAAGGTTAGGATGCCCATTATGGGGGTTCCATTGATTCTGATTGTTCCATCGATTAAGACGGCTGGGTGGAAAATTGGGGTTTTGAGAAGGTTGAAAGGGTGAGTTGCGAGCAGAGGTACTCAAGGTTTGGTCGCCATGGATGGTTTGTAGCTTGAaggtaaaaaaaaaaggttttgtggTTCGTGCACGCTGAATCAGTGAAAGTGTCGCCAATTTCATTTTCGCAAAACAAGGATAAacatttttttggagtttttcttAAAAGAGGGATGATTCACTTGGAGAGACCTATCAAAAtctcttatattttttgaatgagTTTGATATTGATGATAAATTGTGGAAGAGGTGTTTGTTGGCTGGAATTGTTGATGATAATTATTGTTGCTATATGAATAAGGAGATGATGAATAGGATAAATATGGGTTATGATTAGGTGGATGTGGTGAATACCCATGGTTTGGATACAAACTTGGTGATGATGATCCATGAATGTAACAAGGTGTAAAAAGTTCCCATGGAAATGATGGAAAGGATGGTGTGGTAGGAGTGGTGTCTATGGTGGAGTAGTATGGAAATGAAGGTGTGTGATAAGGATAATCCAttggaggatttgagtacatggatgaaagcaccaattgataggaagctaATCCTACCAAGTCTATAGAACTAGGGTTTCAACAATAAAACGTAAAGACATTAAAATTAAAgctaagaaaatagagataaaaataactttgTTGATTTCTTTGACTTTGATTAATTTTTCGCACCTCTCAATGAGTACATATATAGTAGTAGAAGTGGATATTAACTAAAAGCCCAATAACTAATTAAAGGCCCAAATACTACTAGAATCCAATAACAATACGAATAACTATTAATATAAATTCTACAATACTTATTCATTTATAGTATTTTAACGTTGTTACTTAGTGAACAAGAAACCTAAAATTTGATGTTggggaaaaggaaaaatattgaaattttttacATCAATCAATCCATAATACAATGTGAATATAGTGAACAAAACTAATATTAGGTTtgcttatttaaatttatatataatatgggtcattcatttttaatattttaactaagttACTTAGTGACGAAGAAACCTAAAATTTGATGTCTGGGaacaagaaaaaaattaaaaattttaacatCGATTAATCCATAATAGAATGTGAATATgttgaaaataatataatattaaggttgattaattaattttaattattaagtaaatatataaaatatgagTCATTCATTTATAGTATTTTAACTTTGTTACTCGTTGAACAAAGAAACCTAAAATTTGATGTTGGGGAAGaacaaaaatattgaaatttttcaTCTATTAATCCATATCAAAATGTGAATTTGgtgaaaaaaaactaatataaaggttgcttatttaaatttttatatagtAAGGGTcattcatttttaatattttaactttGTTACTTACTGACAAAGAAACCCAAAATTTGATGtcggaaaaaaagaaaaaatattgaaattgttTACATCAAATAATCCATAATACAATGTTAATAtggtgaaaaaaaatataatattaaggttgattaattaatttttattattaagtaaatatataaaatatgtatcaTTCATTTATAGTATTTTAACTTTTTTACATTAGTGAACAAGAAATCTAAAATTTGATGTTGGGGAAGaacaaaaatattgaaattttttacATCAATTAATCCATAATACAATGTGAATATGGTTGAAAAAACTAATTTTAAGGTTgctaataaatttatatatagtaagggtcatttattttaaatattttaacttaGTTACTTAGTGATGAAGAAAGCTAAAATTTGATGTTGGggaagaaaaaaatattgaaaattttttttatcaattaatccaTAATACAATGTGAATGtagtgaaaaaaattaatattgaggttacttatttaaatttatatataatatgggtcattcattttaaatattttaacttaATAACTTAGTGATGAAGAAACCTAAATTTGATGTTGGGGaagaaaaacaatattaaaattttttatatcaaataatttataatacAATGTGAATACAGTGAACTAATATTAAGGTtgcttatttaaatttatatataatacgggtcattcattttttatattttaacttaGTTTTTTAGTGACGAAGAAATCTAAAATTTGATGTTggggaagaaaaaaaattgaatttttttacatCAATTAATCCATAATACAATGTGAATAtggttaaaaaatataatattaaggttgactagttaattttaattattaagtatatatatataaaatatggtTCATTCATTTATAGTATGTTAACTTTATTACTCTCTAAACAAGAAACTTGAAATTTGATTTTggggaagaagaaaaatatttaattttttaacattAATTAATCCATAATACAATGTCAATATGgtgaaaaaaaaactaatattaaagttgcttatttaaatttatatatagtaAGGGTCAATCATTTTTGATATTTTAACTTAGTTACTTAGTGATGAAGAAACCCAAAATTTGAAGTtgggaaaaaatattaaaattttttatatCAATTAATCCATAATACAATGTGAAAATAGTGAAAAAAACTGATATTATGGTtgcttatttaaatttatatataatatgggtcattcatttttaatattttaacttaGTTACTTAGTGACGAAGAAACCCAAAATTTaatgtcggggaagaagaaaaaaattgaatttttttacattaattaaTCCATAATACAATGTGAATATgttgaaaataatataatattaaagttgattaattaagtttaattattaagtaaatatataaaatatgtgtcatttatttatagtattttaacTTTGTTACTCACTGAACACGAAACCTAAAATTTGATGTTGGGGGaagaataaaaatattgaaattgaaCTACATTCAATGTCAGAaatcattattaattaatataacacTGAACACGGAACCTAAAATTTGATGTTGGGAAAGAACAAAAGTATTGAAATTGaaccactactagaaatactctgttttcctgcggatttacctgcggatttgagcaaaatttccgcaggaaacatgtttcctgcggattttcctgcggtatttggtccccagctaaaaccttcgtgggtaataatttcggcagaaaattccgcaggtaaatccgctgtAAATTCCGCTGGTAAGTCCGCAGGTAAATCCACAGGAacggtaaatccgcaggtaatatatttctaaaattaaaaaaaatctaaattattaTTTGCTTCCTTATCATTATACAAAGGTAAAATAAAGAACAAAGTACTCACCTATATATTATTGAATCACCAGTTTACtagattttcatttttatttgctTTATGAACAACAACCGTGAAAATACTAGCCACTGTCGATTAGGAGAGGGAAAAAATCGAGTATAGAGCCACAATCCAAAGTAAAAAGTACAAACTAACACAGAAAAATCCGCAGCAAAATAGTTTGGGTTTTTGTTTGAAATATAtattccgcagcaaaatccgcaggtatacctgcggaattttctgccaaTTTATGAGCTGCaggaaaatttattttatttaataaagtccccggaaaatccgcaggtatacctgcagaaaaatttccgcaggtaaatcgggtatttctagtagtgaaatTTATTTTATGGAGTAGAAAAGTTTGATCTGTTTAAAAGGAAACTTATTTGTTTCAAATTTATTTTCCGCTAAAATTAAaggaattaattaatttttcctTAAATATAATTTACAACGATTCTATGGGGCTAAATCCACCATGTTTTTTCTGATGACAAAAGTAGAAAAAAATCTTCAATGAGCTGAAAAATGACCAAAATATTCGATCGAAATATTCTGAACAAACACATAACAATTTCAattaatcaatattaaattttatttgaaatttttgttttttactaTAAATTCCATCGCCGTGACAATAATAGTGAAATATAACTAATGAAGCATATTACCAAAtcttactaattttatttttatgaagaaCTTGAGAAAATGTTTGAAAATATACTTGTCCAAACATATAGAAAAACTAacacaatcaaaataaaaatctgctaatataacaacaacaaagttGTAAGTTTGGTGTACAGGAGCCTGTAGTGCCGTGCTTTTCCCTCACACAGAAATCGGCACAATTATGATTATTATCTGGACATGCTCCGAATGAAAAACAAGATCTCCCTTCAActacaataaaaaattaaaagttatattaatttaaaatttaaaacactaCCAGCACATTCTACAATAAttcttttgaaaatataataatatttatgtttGAAACTAATTTGTTACCTGCGACCATTGATGAAACAATGCACATAATTGCAAAGATGAATATAAGAGAATTGATGCGGTTTGCCATTATTTTTTATAGGTTAACAAGTAAAACCTTTTGCAATAGATTATTTATAGAGAAACACcctaaaatattttaatcaaaataatgggaaaaatttcaaaattttaatattaaatattacaaATCTCTAATTTTAGATGGGGAATTGTAAATTAGGAAACAAAATATATTTatccttttaaaattatttttattgtattaGTTATCTCAAATGGATAGTGtttctaaaattaataaaaaattcttAATACAATTAATCATAATTTCTTAACAAAAAGAATGGTTTgttaataatttttgttttaggtCATGTTTGGCAAAATTAGCTGGTAGCTGATGATTGATAGTTGATAAGCTAACATGAGTGTTTGCTAAATTAGTTATTTTATTAGttgatagatacaaaatgacataaaacGACATTTTAATTAAAGATGATAacaatttatttttgttaaaataatagtgATATAAGTATAAGAAAAAGTAACAAATTAAAAGTTACAATCTCAAAaactacttcaaatagcttttgtagaaaaagctaaaaactagtaaaaaaaatttacaagttAAAAGCTACAACAGAGTTAGTTACCAACTAGAAATTTTCATTAATGTGGGCAGAAAAGTTAAAAGCTTGAAAACTAAAAGATCTTTTTTGAGGAAAACTCTATACAATTGTTTatagttaaaaaagaaaaatataattaaaaattgtgaaaaacaataagaatataaaattataatattctaAACTAAAAACATCACAATCAAGTAGTGGAAattctataatttttttgtttaatttactaatttatttataatttttaaataattgactattttatttatataaaaccaaaaatatttttttagtttaatttactaatttatttataattttttaaataattgactattttatttaaaaaaatttacaactttttatttaaataatttttactattttgtttacaatcttttatattagttaattttttatttcatatggCATTACCTAGTAAATAATAATACACACTTTTAATAgtcattatataataaaatatgtaaaaaattgtAGTGTTTTactaaacaataataaaaaaaaagtttattattttattacttcTTAATTTGTTAATTCATATCTCATAAATTGTCGAGCTTCATGGTTGCAACTTGCATCTACCATTCATGTAATGTAAGTGAAACAACATGAAAACAAGTTTTTCAATTCATGGTGATGTTAGACGTAAGTATTCAAATTCTAATTTTTAACAAGAAGCGTGCGGGAAAAACCCGCCCCATACATCCTGCCCCATTTTAAAAGCGGATTAGGCGGGGGCGGACCAACGTAAGGCATCTAGCCAAAAACCTCGGCCCATTCTGCCGAAAATGGCGGGGCAAACGAGCCAGCCCGAC from Vicia villosa cultivar HV-30 ecotype Madison, WI unplaced genomic scaffold, Vvil1.0 ctg.000141F_1_1_1, whole genome shotgun sequence includes these protein-coding regions:
- the LOC131624566 gene encoding L-Ala-D/L-amino acid epimerase-like, translating into MVVVDAVASSLQGEAAELASKYYKQGFKTLKLKVGKNLNADIEVLQAIRVAHPECQFILDANEGYNSDEAVEVLEKLHKMGLTHILFEQLVHRDD